The Paenibacillus tianjinensis genome has a window encoding:
- a CDS encoding discoidin domain-containing protein: MRNKYVVWSLIAAMLISSLYLAAGTFGNVFAAGGPNLTLGKSITASGQSQTYEPNNVKDGNQGTYWESTNSAFPQWIQVDLGANTSIDQIVLKLPAAWESRTQTLAVQGSTDGSSFTNIVGSSAYVFNPSVGGNTVTINFSAASTRYVRLNVTANTGWPAAQFSEIEIYGTSAATPTPVPTATPTATPTVTPTPTTAPSPTPTATVTPTPSASPTASPGGNIAIGATITASSYTQTYVATNANDNNTATYWEGSANPSTLLLDFGANQNISSIVLKLNPATEWGTRTQTIQVLGHNQTTTTFSNLVSAQVYTFNPGTGNTVTIPVTATVKRLQLNITSNSGAPAGQIAEFQVYGTPASNPDLTITGMSWTPSAPDESSAMTLNAVVKNSGSAASPATTVNFYLNSELAGSASVGTLAAGASATVSLNAGTKAAASYSITAKVDENNSVIEQNDANNSYNHTSSLVVSPVASSDLVGTTSWSPGTPVANNSVSFTVNLKNQGTVASAGGAHAITVVLKNSAGTVLQTFNGAYNGTIAAGASVNVAIPGTWTAVNGNYTVTTTVTADTNEVASKQSNNVNTTNLVVYALRGASVPYSRYDTDDAVRGGAATLRTAPTFDQSLTASEASGQKYIALPSNGAYAEWTVRSGQGGAGVTMRYTMPDSADGMGLNGSLDVYVNGSKVKTVSLTSYYSWQYFSGDMPGDAPSAGRPLFRFDEIHFKLDTALKAGDTIRIQKNNGDSNEYGVDFLEIEPVPAATVRPANSVSVTDHGAVANDGQDDLAAFRAAVTAAVAAGKSLYIPEGTFNLSGMWEIGSVSNKINNITITGAGFWHTNIQFTNPNAAGGGISLRVTGKLDFSNVYMNSNLRSRYGQNAIYKGFMDNFGTNSVIHDVWVEHFECGMWVGDYAHTPAIYASGLVVENSRIRNNLADGINFSQGTSNSVVRNSSIRNNGDDGLAVWTSNTNGAPAGVNNIFSYNTIENNWRAAAIAFFGGSGHKADHNYIIDTVGGSGIRMNTVFPGYHFQNNTGVVFSDTTIINSGTSKDLYGGERGAIDLEASNDAIKNVTFSNIDIINTQRDAIQFGYGGGFENIVFNNININGTGLDGITTSRFSGPHKGAAIYTYTGNGSAAFNNLITSNIAYPGLNYIQSGFSLTINN; encoded by the coding sequence ATGCGCAACAAGTATGTCGTATGGTCTCTAATAGCGGCTATGCTGATCTCAAGCTTGTATCTCGCTGCCGGAACCTTCGGAAACGTGTTTGCAGCCGGCGGGCCGAATCTGACACTGGGTAAAAGTATCACTGCAAGCGGCCAATCACAGACGTATGAACCGAATAATGTAAAAGACGGTAATCAAGGCACCTACTGGGAGAGTACGAACAGCGCGTTTCCCCAGTGGATTCAGGTTGATCTGGGAGCGAATACAAGCATCGACCAGATCGTATTAAAGCTGCCGGCCGCCTGGGAATCGCGGACACAAACACTGGCAGTTCAAGGCAGTACAGACGGCTCGTCTTTCACCAATATTGTCGGCAGCTCAGCCTACGTGTTTAACCCTTCGGTTGGAGGGAACACCGTCACCATTAATTTCAGCGCAGCAAGCACCCGCTATGTCCGGCTGAACGTGACAGCCAATACAGGCTGGCCGGCGGCGCAGTTCTCTGAAATTGAGATCTATGGTACTTCCGCAGCGACACCGACACCAGTGCCGACAGCAACTCCGACAGCCACTCCAACGGTAACTCCAACTCCAACAACGGCTCCATCCCCGACACCGACTGCAACTGTCACACCGACACCTTCGGCATCTCCAACAGCTTCACCAGGCGGAAACATCGCTATCGGCGCTACTATCACAGCTTCCTCGTATACTCAGACCTACGTCGCCACGAACGCGAATGACAACAACACCGCCACTTATTGGGAGGGCAGTGCAAACCCAAGTACGTTACTCCTTGATTTTGGGGCCAATCAGAATATTTCATCCATAGTCCTGAAGCTGAATCCGGCAACCGAATGGGGAACGCGTACTCAAACCATTCAAGTGCTCGGCCATAACCAGACGACAACAACCTTTAGCAATCTGGTATCCGCACAGGTGTATACCTTTAATCCGGGCACTGGCAACACAGTTACTATTCCGGTAACGGCAACTGTGAAACGACTGCAGCTGAACATTACTTCGAACAGCGGGGCTCCGGCCGGCCAAATCGCCGAATTCCAGGTTTATGGCACCCCGGCATCCAATCCTGACTTGACGATTACCGGGATGTCCTGGACACCGTCAGCTCCGGATGAATCCAGTGCAATGACGCTGAATGCAGTTGTCAAAAATAGCGGTAGCGCAGCATCTCCAGCGACCACCGTTAATTTCTACTTGAACAGTGAACTCGCAGGCTCGGCTTCCGTGGGCACACTTGCTGCCGGGGCATCTGCAACGGTATCGCTGAATGCCGGGACTAAAGCCGCAGCCAGCTATTCGATCACTGCCAAGGTGGATGAGAACAACTCGGTTATCGAACAGAACGATGCCAATAACAGCTACAACCACACCTCTTCGCTAGTAGTGAGTCCGGTAGCAAGCTCCGATCTGGTGGGGACAACATCCTGGAGCCCCGGGACCCCGGTGGCCAATAACAGTGTAAGCTTTACGGTAAACCTCAAAAATCAGGGTACCGTTGCCTCTGCCGGCGGTGCTCATGCCATTACTGTAGTCCTTAAAAATTCTGCGGGAACAGTCCTGCAGACATTTAACGGTGCATATAACGGTACAATTGCAGCGGGTGCATCGGTTAACGTTGCTATCCCTGGAACATGGACAGCGGTGAATGGGAACTACACGGTGACTACGACCGTTACAGCAGATACCAACGAAGTAGCCTCAAAACAGAGCAATAATGTAAATACCACAAATCTGGTGGTCTACGCTTTGCGTGGAGCAAGTGTGCCTTACAGCCGGTATGATACCGATGATGCCGTAAGAGGCGGAGCGGCAACACTCCGAACAGCACCCACCTTCGACCAGTCACTGACCGCTTCGGAAGCTTCCGGGCAGAAGTATATCGCGCTCCCGTCAAACGGCGCTTACGCTGAATGGACGGTAAGATCCGGTCAGGGCGGGGCAGGGGTTACCATGCGCTACACGATGCCGGATTCGGCAGACGGAATGGGCCTGAATGGTTCGCTGGATGTGTATGTTAACGGCAGTAAGGTTAAAACCGTATCTCTGACTTCATACTACAGCTGGCAGTATTTCTCGGGCGATATGCCGGGTGATGCTCCAAGTGCCGGACGTCCGCTGTTCCGTTTTGATGAAATACACTTCAAGCTGGATACTGCACTCAAAGCCGGCGATACCATCCGCATCCAGAAGAACAATGGGGACAGCAACGAATATGGGGTAGATTTCCTGGAGATCGAACCGGTTCCTGCGGCAACTGTCCGTCCGGCAAATTCGGTATCCGTGACTGACCACGGTGCTGTTGCGAACGATGGACAGGATGATCTGGCTGCCTTCAGAGCAGCCGTTACTGCAGCGGTTGCAGCCGGTAAAAGTCTTTATATCCCGGAGGGCACCTTCAACTTAAGCGGCATGTGGGAAATCGGCTCGGTCAGCAATAAAATCAATAACATCACAATTACCGGAGCCGGGTTTTGGCACACCAATATTCAATTTACAAATCCTAATGCGGCGGGTGGAGGTATCTCACTGCGGGTTACCGGCAAGCTGGATTTCAGCAACGTCTACATGAACTCGAACCTACGTTCCCGTTACGGACAAAATGCAATCTATAAAGGCTTTATGGACAATTTCGGGACCAATTCGGTTATCCATGATGTCTGGGTGGAGCATTTTGAATGTGGAATGTGGGTCGGGGACTATGCGCATACCCCGGCGATTTATGCCAGCGGGTTGGTTGTTGAGAACAGCCGTATCCGTAATAATCTGGCCGACGGCATCAACTTTTCCCAGGGTACCAGCAACTCGGTTGTGCGTAACAGCAGCATCCGTAACAATGGAGATGATGGGCTTGCAGTTTGGACCAGTAACACTAACGGTGCACCGGCGGGAGTAAACAACATATTTTCGTATAACACGATTGAAAATAACTGGCGTGCAGCAGCCATAGCTTTTTTTGGCGGAAGCGGCCACAAGGCAGACCATAACTACATTATTGATACGGTAGGCGGTTCCGGCATCCGGATGAACACGGTCTTCCCGGGCTATCATTTCCAGAATAATACCGGTGTTGTGTTCTCGGATACGACGATCATAAACAGCGGCACCAGCAAGGACCTGTACGGCGGTGAACGCGGTGCGATAGACCTGGAAGCTTCCAATGATGCCATCAAAAATGTAACCTTCAGCAATATTGATATCATCAATACCCAGCGTGATGCAATTCAGTTCGGATACGGAGGCGGTTTTGAGAATATTGTATTTAACAACATTAATATTAATGGTACAGGACTTGACGGTATCACCACATCACGTTTCTCCGGGCCGCATAAAGGTGCCGCTATCTACACCTACACCGGAAATGGATCAGCTGCCTTTAATAATCTCATCACCAGCAACATTGCTTATCCGGGTCTGAATTACATTCAGTCAGGGTTTAGTCTGACGATCAACAATTGA
- a CDS encoding methyl-accepting chemotaxis protein, with amino-acid sequence MSYLANQKVSVKIMGLVGLSIFFMILIGYSGLHYLNKINGNAKQMYQHYMVPNELLNQIIINNAQINALQLELMIPSNQTVARQKEINDSIGSIITGSIAAQKQIEGIGMAGDVKQQYDTFKGMIAKSNEARDQMLGKLEANQTAEAYTVFAKQLSPIRTDIMNILISIKKLNQASAAELNHNNKNDASASQLNLFVLLAASVAVCGTISLLLSRMITRPLNRLKSLMQDAQNGNLSVKGSYKSTDEIGVLTIGFNDMIAGLRAIIARIGEHSQMLSASSEELLASSMQTSAASSHIAEEIQAVADGSVMQLSGSQECSRAMDEVATGIQRVAESASDVSSIASYTTEQAVLGSGKITTVSGQLDTILSTSQASAAVIKKLDSHSQEIGTIVGLISGIAGQTNLLALNASIEAARAGEHGRGFAVVATEVRKLAEQSNQSSGQIASILTEIQTLVLEAAQMMDKESTEIQAGLTGMHEAKQTFEQIVGYIQELNQQLEEVSAASQQISASSEEVSASLQVTSEIAGSSLNKTQNVAAASEQQLATMLEVEGAVKSLSGMAEELQELSSKFRI; translated from the coding sequence ATGAGCTACTTGGCGAATCAGAAAGTATCAGTGAAAATTATGGGTTTAGTCGGGTTGTCGATTTTTTTTATGATTCTGATCGGATATTCAGGACTTCACTACCTTAATAAGATTAATGGTAACGCAAAGCAGATGTACCAGCACTATATGGTTCCAAATGAGCTGCTAAATCAGATTATTATCAACAACGCCCAGATTAACGCTCTACAGCTGGAACTGATGATACCCTCTAACCAAACTGTCGCCAGGCAAAAGGAAATCAATGACTCGATTGGCTCCATCATCACCGGCAGTATTGCCGCCCAGAAGCAGATTGAAGGCATCGGTATGGCTGGCGATGTGAAGCAGCAATATGATACCTTCAAAGGCATGATTGCCAAGAGCAACGAAGCCCGCGATCAGATGTTGGGCAAGCTTGAAGCTAACCAGACGGCAGAGGCTTACACTGTATTTGCTAAGCAGTTGTCACCTATCCGCACCGACATTATGAATATCCTAATATCCATCAAGAAGCTGAATCAGGCCTCTGCTGCCGAGCTTAATCATAACAATAAAAATGATGCTTCAGCGAGTCAACTCAATTTGTTCGTACTGTTGGCTGCATCTGTAGCGGTATGCGGAACCATTAGTTTGCTGCTCTCCCGCATGATTACCCGCCCCTTGAACAGACTGAAATCGCTGATGCAGGACGCCCAGAACGGGAATCTTTCTGTAAAAGGCAGCTATAAATCCACGGATGAGATTGGCGTGTTGACTATCGGCTTCAATGATATGATTGCCGGACTCCGGGCAATTATAGCGAGGATCGGCGAACATTCCCAGATGCTCTCGGCAAGCTCTGAGGAGCTGCTCGCCAGCTCCATGCAGACCAGTGCCGCCAGCAGCCATATCGCTGAAGAAATTCAAGCGGTAGCAGATGGCTCGGTTATGCAGCTCAGCGGTTCACAGGAATGCAGCCGGGCCATGGATGAGGTTGCTACCGGAATTCAACGGGTTGCCGAATCCGCATCTGATGTTTCCAGCATTGCCAGCTATACCACTGAACAGGCCGTGCTGGGCAGCGGGAAAATCACCACGGTCAGCGGCCAGCTGGACACCATTCTGAGCACCTCCCAGGCATCTGCGGCCGTGATCAAGAAATTGGATAGTCATTCACAGGAGATCGGTACAATCGTGGGCCTGATCAGCGGGATTGCTGGGCAGACGAATCTCCTGGCGCTTAATGCTTCCATTGAAGCTGCACGCGCCGGAGAGCATGGACGTGGGTTTGCTGTTGTGGCTACAGAAGTGCGTAAATTAGCTGAACAGTCTAATCAATCCTCTGGTCAAATTGCCTCTATTTTGACGGAAATTCAGACGCTGGTACTGGAAGCCGCCCAAATGATGGACAAGGAAAGCACAGAGATCCAGGCAGGTCTTACGGGCATGCACGAAGCGAAGCAGACGTTTGAGCAGATTGTCGGCTACATTCAGGAATTAAACCAGCAGCTAGAGGAAGTATCAGCCGCTTCCCAGCAAATCTCAGCAAGCTCTGAAGAAGTTAGCGCCTCCCTTCAGGTCACTAGTGAAATCGCAGGTTCTTCCTTAAATAAAACGCAAAATGTCGCAGCCGCTTCCGAGCAGCAGCTGGCGACGATGTTAGAGGTAGAAGGTGCTGTGAAGTCACTTTCGGGGATGGCCGAAGAATTGCAGGAGTTGTCCTCAAAATTTAGAATTTAA
- a CDS encoding MarR family winged helix-turn-helix transcriptional regulator — protein MMTLVASYAKLLDNNLTAPQYFILQTLAKQDLQTSSYFAGALDVTLSAITNLSSKLVQKGYIERVISETDRRQVLLKITEQGREVEQSMMDRYRQLTAGLWDELNETELDLMISSYQKMIAHLEHTINGTKLQPQGE, from the coding sequence ATGATGACACTGGTGGCAAGCTACGCGAAGCTGCTGGATAACAACCTGACAGCCCCGCAGTATTTCATTCTGCAGACACTGGCGAAGCAAGATCTGCAGACCAGCTCCTATTTTGCCGGAGCACTGGATGTAACCCTCTCAGCCATTACCAACCTAAGCAGCAAGCTGGTTCAGAAAGGTTATATTGAGCGGGTCATTTCTGAAACGGACAGGCGCCAGGTACTGCTGAAGATTACCGAACAAGGCCGTGAAGTCGAACAGAGCATGATGGACCGCTACCGTCAGCTGACCGCAGGGTTATGGGATGAATTGAATGAAACAGAACTGGATCTGATGATTAGCTCCTATCAAAAGATGATTGCGCATCTGGAACACACGATAAATGGAACCAAATTACAACCTCAGGGGGAATAA
- a CDS encoding SDR family NAD(P)-dependent oxidoreductase yields the protein MGRLEHKVAIITGAAGGMGKADALLFAKEGAKVVVTDLQEVKLQEVVSEIRANGGKAIGLKQNVTSEEDWALVVEETLRAYGQINILVNNAGVSDPTTFMDQTVERWERTMSINVTSIFIGQKAVIPHMIAAGGGSIVNISSIAGLTGGSGAGPYTASKGAVRMLTKATAVDYAKHNIRANSIHPGYIETPMTEDLLKDETMKQWFYAQTPLMRLGTADDIAKGVLFLASDDSSYITGVELPIDGGYYAK from the coding sequence ATGGGAAGATTAGAACATAAGGTAGCAATTATCACTGGAGCAGCTGGCGGTATGGGGAAAGCAGACGCCCTGCTATTCGCCAAAGAAGGCGCTAAGGTTGTCGTTACAGACCTTCAGGAAGTGAAGCTTCAGGAGGTCGTGTCGGAGATTAGGGCTAACGGTGGCAAGGCCATCGGGCTGAAGCAAAATGTCACCTCTGAAGAGGATTGGGCCCTGGTCGTAGAGGAAACACTTCGCGCTTACGGCCAGATCAATATTCTGGTCAACAATGCCGGCGTCTCCGACCCTACAACATTCATGGACCAGACCGTAGAGCGCTGGGAGCGGACGATGAGTATTAATGTTACCAGTATTTTCATCGGTCAAAAAGCGGTGATCCCGCACATGATCGCAGCCGGAGGCGGCTCCATTGTTAACATCTCTTCGATCGCCGGACTGACCGGCGGCAGCGGTGCAGGACCTTACACTGCCAGCAAAGGTGCTGTCCGTATGCTGACCAAAGCTACGGCAGTCGACTATGCTAAGCATAACATCCGCGCGAACTCGATCCATCCCGGTTATATTGAAACGCCAATGACTGAGGATCTGCTGAAGGATGAGACAATGAAGCAGTGGTTCTACGCACAGACTCCGTTGATGCGGCTAGGTACAGCGGATGATATCGCCAAAGGTGTACTGTTCCTGGCTTCAGATGATTCCTCATACATTACAGGTGTTGAACTGCCGATCGATGGCGGTTATTACGCCAAATAA
- a CDS encoding class I SAM-dependent methyltransferase, giving the protein MEKQKLIRIFDKQANQYEKKREDANQKRWRQHLISHAKGEVLELAVGAGANFPYYPRGIKVTATDFSEAMLEKAKQAAKHYQIDSDFICSDIEEMSFPDQSFDTIVSTLSFCSYNHPLMVLEKISRWCKPDGQILFLEHGVSSNPAVSTVQKVFNPLLYRVYGCHHTRNIVGLIQESGLIIHKVDSYWMGMVHLIWAQPRQQLLD; this is encoded by the coding sequence ATGGAGAAGCAAAAGTTAATCCGTATCTTTGATAAGCAAGCAAACCAATATGAGAAAAAAAGAGAAGATGCCAATCAGAAGCGTTGGCGCCAGCATCTTATAAGTCATGCAAAGGGCGAGGTGCTTGAGCTTGCTGTAGGAGCAGGCGCAAATTTCCCATACTATCCCCGGGGGATTAAGGTTACCGCAACTGATTTCAGCGAAGCGATGCTGGAAAAAGCAAAACAGGCGGCAAAACATTATCAGATAGATAGTGATTTCATCTGTTCGGATATTGAAGAAATGAGCTTTCCGGATCAATCATTCGATACAATTGTTTCAACATTATCCTTTTGCAGTTATAATCACCCATTAATGGTGTTGGAAAAAATCAGCCGCTGGTGTAAACCGGATGGGCAAATCCTTTTCCTGGAACATGGGGTCAGCTCGAATCCTGCAGTATCTACTGTTCAAAAAGTATTTAATCCGCTTTTATACCGTGTTTATGGATGTCACCATACAAGAAATATTGTCGGACTGATTCAAGAGTCAGGTCTCATCATTCATAAGGTGGACAGCTACTGGATGGGCATGGTTCATCTGATTTGGGCGCAGCCGAGACAGCAGCTTCTTGATTAA
- a CDS encoding AraC family transcriptional regulator: MNFEHYYFAAGFNSVPDELDLAVLFSGEGKPYPGHKMGPAVHDYYLIHTVLAGEGFFQCGNISQKCRSGDTFVIFPGALFSYQADDTVPWHYVWIALQGNSVAALLSDAGITKERPLLHAENVDELTSLYERTRQSFQQSPYPRLESLEASGWARLLLHQFGLSNLEVLPARPQEMPEMIDRQIDQAIRWISLQFHQQISIDQIAVTLGYHRAHLSKAFKQRTGLSPKQYLLKMRMDKAKGLLEGTLSIDQVASSVGFNDALYFSKQFRKYFGIPPSEYRAALRSNN; the protein is encoded by the coding sequence ATGAATTTTGAGCATTATTATTTCGCCGCAGGATTCAATTCGGTACCGGATGAGCTTGATCTCGCTGTACTGTTCAGCGGGGAAGGTAAACCTTACCCGGGGCATAAAATGGGACCGGCGGTGCATGATTACTATCTGATCCATACGGTATTGGCAGGAGAGGGCTTCTTTCAGTGCGGTAATATCTCGCAAAAATGCCGCAGTGGCGACACCTTTGTCATTTTCCCAGGTGCTCTGTTCAGCTACCAGGCGGATGACACTGTACCTTGGCACTATGTCTGGATTGCCCTGCAAGGCAACTCCGTAGCCGCTCTGCTCTCCGATGCCGGAATTACCAAGGAACGGCCGCTGCTGCATGCTGAGAATGTAGATGAACTGACCAGTCTATACGAACGGACCCGCCAGTCCTTCCAGCAATCCCCCTATCCGCGTCTGGAGAGCCTGGAGGCTTCAGGCTGGGCACGCCTGCTGCTCCATCAATTCGGGCTCAGCAATCTGGAGGTGCTGCCGGCCCGCCCTCAAGAGATGCCGGAGATGATTGACCGGCAGATTGACCAGGCTATCCGCTGGATCTCGCTGCAATTCCACCAGCAGATCAGCATCGACCAGATCGCCGTAACACTCGGTTACCACCGGGCACATCTATCCAAGGCTTTTAAGCAAAGGACTGGCCTGTCTCCTAAGCAGTATTTGCTCAAAATGCGGATGGACAAAGCGAAAGGGCTGCTAGAAGGTACGCTAAGCATCGATCAGGTCGCTTCCTCTGTCGGCTTTAACGACGCCCTATATTTCTCCAAGCAGTTCCGTAAATATTTCGGCATACCGCCAAGTGAATACCGGGCAGCCCTGCGGAGCAACAATTAA
- a CDS encoding GrpB family protein, which translates to MKKVDVIANSVIPVEVVPYNPGWKTEFNKIKERMLEMVGDLILSVEHVGSTSVEGLSAKPIIDLDLVMESYTVLPEIIERFQQYGYRHRGNQGIEGREVFERTADDGFMNYHLYVCPQDGKGYLEHIAFRDYLRTHPSAVEEYEQVKLSLARQYRYDREAYTEGKTEFVRSILDKAMH; encoded by the coding sequence GTGAAGAAGGTTGATGTTATCGCAAATTCCGTTATCCCAGTTGAAGTGGTTCCCTATAACCCCGGATGGAAAACAGAGTTTAACAAGATTAAAGAGCGGATGCTGGAGATGGTCGGCGATCTGATCCTCTCTGTGGAACATGTTGGAAGTACTTCTGTTGAAGGCTTATCCGCCAAACCGATCATTGATCTGGATCTGGTGATGGAGAGCTATACCGTATTGCCGGAAATCATTGAACGGTTTCAGCAGTATGGTTATAGGCATCGCGGAAATCAGGGAATCGAAGGCAGGGAGGTTTTTGAGCGCACGGCGGATGACGGATTCATGAACTACCATCTCTATGTATGCCCGCAGGACGGTAAAGGCTATCTGGAGCATATCGCCTTTCGTGACTATCTTCGGACCCATCCTTCTGCGGTGGAAGAATACGAACAGGTAAAGCTCTCCCTGGCACGGCAATACCGATATGACAGAGAGGCCTACACAGAAGGTAAAACGGAGTTTGTCCGTTCTATTTTAGACAAAGCAATGCATTAA
- a CDS encoding LacI family DNA-binding transcriptional regulator, which translates to MKKATMKDIARLANVSVATVSYVLNNVKNQTIPDPTRQSILQIAKELNYVPNLAARSLVVQRTGMVGILINKSPRLPFWKRQSYMTLVDSLESKLTESGYHTLLISLDPQNPAMDVIRERKLDAVFVVDVMEKMFYRISANFVDGVPLILIDSLIDDRMFNQVNYNYPLALKSAVSAADAPSCLVMESFHNQALTTWITDSSGLSKENIYIAADPAGAPGTLEDFLQQNRGKHVIVMNEFLAKSVEHTGLASSITALCTCGIPEIVDSGTRVIRFQNNRAETAFELMMSLKHIQEDPRILAGNQFLVEVLP; encoded by the coding sequence ATGAAAAAAGCAACGATGAAGGATATCGCCCGCCTGGCGAATGTATCTGTAGCTACGGTCAGCTATGTACTGAATAATGTCAAAAACCAGACGATTCCCGATCCCACCCGCCAGAGCATTCTGCAGATCGCCAAGGAGCTGAATTATGTCCCGAATCTCGCTGCGCGTTCCTTGGTTGTTCAGCGGACAGGAATGGTCGGCATATTAATCAACAAATCTCCCCGGCTCCCCTTCTGGAAGCGGCAGAGCTATATGACGCTGGTGGACAGTCTTGAATCAAAGCTTACGGAGTCCGGGTACCATACGCTGCTGATCAGTCTGGATCCCCAGAATCCGGCGATGGATGTGATCCGCGAACGGAAGCTGGATGCCGTCTTCGTTGTGGATGTCATGGAGAAGATGTTTTACCGGATTTCTGCTAATTTCGTAGATGGCGTGCCGCTGATTCTGATCGACAGCCTGATCGATGACCGGATGTTTAATCAGGTGAACTATAATTATCCGCTTGCCCTAAAATCCGCTGTATCTGCCGCTGACGCGCCTTCCTGTCTGGTGATGGAGAGCTTTCACAACCAGGCGCTTACAACCTGGATTACAGACAGCTCCGGATTGAGTAAAGAGAATATCTACATTGCTGCTGATCCCGCAGGAGCACCGGGCACACTGGAGGATTTCTTGCAGCAGAACCGTGGTAAGCATGTCATTGTAATGAATGAATTTCTGGCAAAATCGGTTGAGCATACCGGACTCGCCTCCTCCATTACAGCACTGTGTACCTGCGGCATACCCGAGATTGTCGATTCCGGCACCCGAGTCATCCGATTTCAGAACAACCGGGCGGAGACGGCCTTTGAATTGATGATGTCACTGAAGCATATTCAGGAGGATCCAAGGATTTTGGCCGGCAATCAATTTTTGGTTGAAGTTCTCCCGTAA
- a CDS encoding MFS transporter: protein MIPTTAGADKPLSAAPSKYPSLHKNRVFLLLFSASTLSILGNAFHSLALSLWVLQSTGSAKMMSIMTISNLILCSLLGSVTGTLADRANRRTLILCSYFVQSLTVLSIAFTLTQSSPSFLLIVCLTGVVTAAGQFQAPAFQASLLTIVGKEHIQQAAGWMTLSENISRTLGYALGGIFVAAVGGAWAVFVDGMTFLMAFLLILVAGSWSSKSAAGKPAKSFKQDVAGGFRYIWGHSFARAITILLPVLALFFLSSLMLTQVMAVQVWKAAPFQFGLLEGSIPLGYMLGSGMILLAGSRIKHRGLVVSASLLLLGPLYMLLSVTESMNAALPIILVIGFTFSFSTLLINIILRLEVPEELQGRMFGVLGSLMSVAPPLGLALFSAGADEFGVASVMFTAGLLLSLFGLVSVVKLEHIRKYK, encoded by the coding sequence ATGATTCCTACTACTGCCGGTGCTGATAAGCCGTTGTCTGCGGCTCCTTCGAAGTATCCGAGTCTGCACAAAAACAGAGTATTCCTGCTGTTGTTCTCAGCAAGTACCTTGTCCATTCTGGGAAATGCTTTTCACAGTCTGGCGTTAAGCCTCTGGGTGCTGCAGTCCACCGGCAGCGCAAAAATGATGAGTATCATGACGATCAGTAACCTGATCCTGTGTTCCCTGCTGGGCAGCGTTACCGGTACCCTTGCCGATCGTGCCAACCGCAGAACACTGATTCTGTGCTCCTATTTCGTTCAGAGTCTCACGGTACTGAGCATTGCTTTCACGCTGACACAGTCCTCTCCCTCCTTTCTCCTCATCGTTTGCCTTACCGGAGTTGTTACGGCTGCCGGCCAATTTCAGGCTCCGGCATTTCAGGCTTCGCTGCTCACGATTGTCGGCAAGGAACATATTCAGCAGGCTGCAGGCTGGATGACTTTGTCCGAGAATATCTCACGTACGCTGGGCTATGCCCTCGGCGGTATATTTGTCGCTGCTGTAGGCGGAGCCTGGGCGGTATTTGTGGACGGAATGACCTTTCTTATGGCCTTCCTGCTGATTCTGGTTGCCGGCTCCTGGTCAAGTAAATCCGCGGCTGGGAAACCGGCCAAATCATTCAAACAAGACGTTGCCGGCGGCTTCCGCTACATCTGGGGCCACTCTTTTGCCAGAGCGATTACGATCCTGCTACCCGTGCTCGCCTTATTTTTCCTTTCCTCCCTAATGCTTACCCAAGTGATGGCTGTACAAGTATGGAAGGCGGCTCCCTTTCAGTTTGGACTGCTCGAAGGGAGTATTCCGCTGGGGTATATGCTGGGCTCAGGGATGATCCTCCTCGCCGGAAGCCGGATCAAACACCGCGGCCTTGTGGTCTCTGCAAGCCTGCTGCTGTTAGGCCCGTTATACATGCTCCTCTCCGTCACCGAATCAATGAATGCTGCACTCCCTATCATTCTGGTGATCGGGTTCACCTTCTCTTTCAGTACGCTTCTTATCAATATTATCCTAAGGCTGGAGGTACCGGAGGAGCTGCAGGGCCGGATGTTCGGTGTGCTCGGTTCACTGATGAGTGTGGCCCCGCCTTTGGGGCTGGCGCTATTTTCGGCTGGTGCAGATGAGTTTGGTGTAGCTTCGGTAATGTTCACCGCGGGTCTGCTGCTAAGTCTATTCGGACTCGTTTCTGTTGTTAAGCTTGAACATATCCGTAAATATAAATGA